A stretch of Haemophilus influenzae DNA encodes these proteins:
- a CDS encoding cell division protein ZapB has product MSLEILDQLEEKIKQAVETIQLLQLEVEELKEKNAESQRNIENLQTENEQLKNEHRNWQEHIRSLLGKFDNV; this is encoded by the coding sequence ATGTCTTTAGAAATTTTAGACCAGCTTGAAGAAAAAATTAAACAAGCGGTAGAAACTATCCAATTACTTCAATTAGAAGTTGAAGAATTAAAAGAGAAAAACGCAGAATCTCAAAGAAATATCGAAAACTTACAAACTGAAAATGAACAGCTGAAAAACGAACATCGTAACTGGCAAGAGCATATTCGTTCATTACTTGGTAAGTTTGATAACGTTTAA
- the glpX gene encoding class II fructose-bisphosphatase, whose product MNRALAIEFSRVTEAAALAAYTWLGRGDKNAADDAAVKAMRYMLNLIHMDAEIVIGEGEIDEAPMLYVGEKVGSGLGELVSIAVDPIDGTRMTAMGQSNAISVLAAGGKNTFLKAPDMYMEKLVVGSNVKGIIDLNLPLEQNLRRIASKLGKSLSDLTVMVLAKPRHDAVIKQIHNLGAKVLAIPDGDVAGSVLCCLPDAEVDLLYGIGGAPEGVAAAAAIRALGGDMQARLIPRNEVKSDTEENKKIAANEIQRCAALGVKVNEVLKLEDLVRDDNLVFTATGITNGDLLKGISRKGNLASTETILIRGKSRTIRKIQSIHYLDDLYKILNI is encoded by the coding sequence ATGAATCGAGCATTAGCCATTGAATTTTCACGAGTAACAGAAGCAGCCGCTCTAGCAGCTTACACGTGGCTTGGTCGAGGAGATAAAAATGCGGCAGACGATGCAGCGGTAAAAGCGATGCGTTATATGCTGAATTTGATTCATATGGACGCTGAAATCGTTATAGGAGAGGGCGAAATTGATGAAGCCCCAATGCTTTATGTTGGCGAAAAAGTCGGTTCTGGCTTAGGGGAATTAGTTTCTATCGCAGTAGATCCTATTGATGGTACACGTATGACCGCAATGGGGCAATCTAATGCTATTTCTGTCTTGGCTGCAGGTGGCAAAAATACCTTTTTAAAAGCACCTGATATGTATATGGAAAAATTAGTGGTGGGTTCAAATGTAAAAGGCATCATTGATTTAAATTTACCACTGGAACAAAATCTTCGCCGCATCGCATCTAAGCTAGGAAAATCCCTTTCTGACCTTACCGTAATGGTATTAGCCAAACCACGTCACGATGCCGTAATTAAACAAATACATAACTTGGGCGCGAAAGTATTGGCAATTCCTGATGGCGATGTGGCAGGTTCTGTGCTTTGCTGCTTACCTGATGCTGAAGTCGATCTTCTTTATGGAATTGGTGGTGCGCCAGAAGGCGTGGCAGCTGCTGCAGCCATTCGAGCATTAGGTGGTGATATGCAAGCTCGTTTAATCCCACGCAATGAAGTAAAAAGCGACACCGAAGAAAATAAAAAAATTGCAGCTAATGAGATTCAACGCTGTGCAGCATTGGGCGTAAAAGTGAATGAAGTGTTAAAACTTGAAGATCTCGTGCGTGATGACAATCTTGTATTTACTGCAACAGGCATTACCAATGGCGATTTGCTTAAAGGCATTTCCCGAAAAGGCAATTTAGCCAGTACTGAAACCATTTTAATTCGAGGAAAATCCCGCACAATTCGTAAAATTCAATCTATTCATTATTTGGATGACCTTTATAAAATTTTGAATATTTAG
- the cydC gene encoding thiol reductant ABC exporter subunit CydC, with translation MRKNGFVVMGHLLKLVTPLAHIMAFTITMGTLGFLAAIFIMVLGAMGLVNLLNFDTYLSFSGILTALIVLAVARGALRYLEQMSGHYIAFKLLALLRDKVFSSLRRLAFVKLQDKQAGQLVSLVTNDIELLEVFYAHTIAPIMIAFFTSAILLLVFAQLSSWFVLVALAAYLTVGVILPIITTKLAREDGRRYRELVGEMNDFFLDSVRGMKEIQLFGYAQQRLAEIQQRSQKIDTAFERIKDQEAKVRVYTEVAVSVFNIIMLFTGLILFSLDKIDFAAFLVGVILLMSSYGPVIALSNLSSNLLQTLASGERVLSLLAEEPELKDVESAVDLKDVSCIDVENVNFAYGEEQILSDVSLSVKKGEILGIHGRSGSGKSTLLKLLMRFYDPKSGSIKINGETLPNINTRSLRDNMAYITQQTYIFNETIEENIRLARRDATLEEIMEAAKKASIHDFILSLPQGYQTKMTELGGNLSDGEKQRIGIARAFLHNAPIILLDEPTSNLDSLNEAMILKSLLDVKAEKLIILVSHRQSTMAICDQVIGIENGRMS, from the coding sequence ATGCGTAAAAATGGTTTTGTTGTAATGGGGCATTTGTTGAAATTAGTGACTCCACTTGCGCACATTATGGCGTTTACCATTACTATGGGTACGCTCGGTTTCCTAGCTGCCATCTTTATTATGGTGCTGGGTGCGATGGGGTTAGTGAATCTTCTTAACTTTGACACCTATTTAAGTTTCTCTGGCATTTTGACCGCACTTATCGTATTGGCGGTGGCTCGTGGAGCATTGCGTTATTTAGAGCAAATGTCTGGGCATTATATCGCCTTTAAATTATTGGCATTATTGCGTGACAAAGTGTTTTCTTCTTTGCGTCGCCTAGCTTTTGTGAAGTTGCAAGATAAACAAGCGGGGCAATTAGTGTCATTAGTCACCAATGATATTGAGTTACTCGAAGTGTTTTATGCGCACACCATTGCACCAATTATGATCGCATTCTTTACCTCTGCGATTTTATTGTTGGTCTTTGCCCAGCTTTCAAGCTGGTTTGTACTTGTGGCATTGGCTGCTTATTTAACAGTTGGCGTGATTTTACCGATTATTACCACCAAATTGGCACGTGAAGATGGCAGACGTTATCGTGAATTAGTGGGCGAAATGAACGACTTCTTCCTCGACAGCGTGCGTGGTATGAAAGAAATTCAGCTTTTCGGTTATGCACAACAACGTTTAGCAGAAATTCAACAACGCAGCCAAAAAATCGATACGGCGTTTGAGCGTATTAAAGACCAAGAAGCGAAAGTTCGTGTTTATACTGAAGTGGCAGTATCTGTTTTCAACATTATTATGCTGTTTACTGGCTTAATTTTATTTAGCTTAGATAAAATTGATTTCGCTGCCTTTTTAGTTGGCGTGATTTTATTGATGTCGAGCTATGGGCCAGTTATCGCCTTAAGTAACCTTTCAAGCAACTTATTACAAACTTTGGCTTCTGGCGAACGAGTATTAAGTTTATTAGCGGAAGAGCCAGAGTTAAAAGATGTAGAAAGTGCGGTAGATTTAAAAGATGTTTCTTGCATTGATGTTGAGAATGTAAACTTCGCTTACGGCGAAGAACAAATTTTATCGGATGTCAGCTTATCTGTGAAAAAAGGCGAAATCTTAGGTATTCACGGCAGAAGTGGTAGCGGTAAAAGTACCTTATTGAAATTGCTGATGCGTTTTTACGATCCTAAATCAGGTAGCATTAAAATTAACGGTGAAACTTTGCCAAATATCAACACCCGTAGCTTACGTGACAATATGGCGTACATTACTCAGCAAACCTATATTTTCAACGAAACCATCGAGGAAAATATCCGTCTTGCTCGCCGTGATGCAACCTTAGAAGAAATTATGGAAGCAGCGAAGAAAGCTTCAATTCATGATTTCATTTTAAGCTTACCACAAGGTTATCAAACAAAAATGACAGAATTGGGCGGCAATCTCTCTGACGGTGAAAAACAGCGTATCGGTATTGCCCGAGCATTCTTGCATAATGCACCGATTATTTTACTCGATGAGCCAACCAGTAATTTGGATAGCTTAAACGAAGCAATGATTTTGAAATCATTACTCGATGTGAAAGCTGAAAAATTGATTATTCTCGTCAGCCACCGCCAATCTACCATGGCTATTTGCGATCAGGTAATTGGCATAGAAAACGGCAGAATGTCCTAA